In the genome of Prevotella sp. HUN102, one region contains:
- a CDS encoding VWA domain-containing protein produces MEFANKEYLLLLLLLIPYLLWYFFRRKGSEPTMRMADTYVYEYAPKSWRMRLIHLPMLLRCLTYALVVMVLARPQTDTPSGADYSNGINIMLAMDVSTSMLSQDVAPNRMEVAKDVANEFISARPSDNIGLTIFAGEAFTQCPMTTDHASLLNLLQNVNTDLASHGLIEDGTAIGMGLANAVNRLKDIKAKSKVVILLTDGSNNKIEISPMTAAEIAKKFGIRVYTIGLGTDKNPNVPNQMVGEIDYKTLQDIARTTNGEFYRAQSRQELSQIYKDIDKLEKAKISGGSFGRRYEAYMPFALLALFSFLMEIVFRIAVFKRIP; encoded by the coding sequence ATGGAATTTGCAAATAAGGAATATCTGCTTTTACTGCTCCTGTTGATTCCCTATCTTCTATGGTATTTCTTCCGTAGGAAAGGCAGCGAACCGACAATGAGGATGGCAGATACCTATGTGTATGAATATGCGCCGAAGAGTTGGAGGATGAGGCTGATTCATCTTCCGATGCTGCTTCGCTGCCTTACCTATGCGTTGGTGGTAATGGTCTTGGCGCGTCCACAGACTGATACTCCGTCGGGCGCGGACTATTCAAACGGCATCAATATAATGCTGGCAATGGACGTTTCCACCAGTATGCTTTCGCAAGATGTTGCTCCGAACAGAATGGAAGTGGCGAAAGATGTTGCCAATGAGTTTATCAGCGCACGTCCTTCCGACAACATCGGCCTTACGATTTTTGCCGGAGAAGCGTTCACACAGTGTCCGATGACCACCGACCACGCGTCTTTGCTGAACCTTCTCCAGAATGTTAATACCGATTTGGCGAGCCACGGCTTGATAGAAGACGGAACGGCAATAGGAATGGGACTTGCAAATGCCGTGAACAGACTGAAGGACATAAAGGCGAAAAGCAAGGTGGTGATTCTGCTGACGGACGGCAGCAACAACAAGATAGAAATATCTCCGATGACAGCTGCCGAGATAGCAAAGAAGTTCGGAATCAGAGTTTATACCATTGGCTTGGGTACGGATAAGAATCCGAACGTTCCGAATCAGATGGTGGGAGAGATTGATTACAAGACGCTTCAGGACATTGCTCGAACCACGAACGGAGAGTTCTATCGGGCACAGAGCCGTCAGGAGTTGTCGCAGATTTATAAGGATATTGACAAGTTGGAGAAGGCCAAAATCAGTGGTGGCAGCTTTGGCAGGCGTTATGAAGCCTATATGCCTTTCGCACTCCTTGCGCTATTCTCTTTCCTGATGGAAATTGTGTTCAGGATTGCCGTGTTCAAGCGCATTCCTTAA
- a CDS encoding VWA domain-containing protein — MFRFENPIYLWLLLLIPLLAMVYYVFEQKRKKRLKKFGDTEIVRTLTPNYSKYRRVVKFALMELALALLIMVLARPQMGTGVPSDKREGIEAIIAMDISNSMLSQDVAPSRLDKSKMMVENLVDKFTDDKIGLIVFAGEAFVQLPITADYVSAKMFLDNIDPSLIGSQGTDMRQALDLAMHSFSQDDKIGKAIILITDGEDHEGGAEEMAREASKLGIKVFILGVGSASGAPIPLGNGEYLTDRSGNTVMTRLNEDMCKKVAEAGKGLYLHVENNFDAERRLQAEIGKMQKGEMQTAGYRSFDEQFQAVALLIIILLILDTLILEVRNRIVGGWNIFHRK, encoded by the coding sequence ATGTTCAGATTTGAAAATCCGATATACCTATGGTTGCTGTTGCTGATACCTTTATTGGCAATGGTGTATTATGTATTTGAACAGAAGCGGAAGAAACGCTTAAAGAAGTTTGGCGATACGGAAATTGTGAGAACCTTGACTCCAAACTATTCCAAATACCGCCGTGTAGTGAAGTTTGCGCTGATGGAGCTTGCTCTGGCGTTGCTTATAATGGTATTGGCACGGCCACAAATGGGAACAGGCGTTCCGTCGGATAAACGGGAAGGCATCGAGGCTATTATTGCAATGGACATCAGCAACTCTATGCTTTCACAGGATGTGGCACCGTCGCGTTTGGATAAAAGCAAGATGATGGTGGAGAATCTGGTGGATAAGTTCACGGACGATAAAATCGGACTTATCGTATTTGCCGGCGAGGCTTTCGTGCAACTACCGATTACTGCCGATTATGTGTCGGCAAAGATGTTTCTCGACAATATAGATCCGTCATTGATAGGTTCTCAGGGAACTGATATGAGACAGGCACTCGACCTTGCAATGCACAGTTTCTCGCAAGACGATAAAATCGGCAAGGCGATAATCCTGATTACCGATGGCGAGGACCACGAAGGAGGAGCCGAAGAAATGGCGAGAGAAGCCAGTAAATTGGGCATAAAGGTATTCATTCTCGGTGTGGGTTCAGCGAGTGGTGCTCCGATTCCGTTGGGCAATGGAGAATACCTGACCGACCGATCGGGCAACACGGTAATGACACGGTTGAACGAAGATATGTGCAAGAAAGTTGCCGAGGCAGGTAAAGGACTTTATCTGCACGTAGAAAACAATTTCGATGCCGAACGCAGGCTTCAGGCTGAAATAGGAAAGATGCAGAAAGGAGAAATGCAGACGGCGGGATATCGCAGTTTCGACGAGCAGTTTCAGGCCGTTGCGCTCCTGATAATCATACTCCTGATTTTGGACACTCTCATCTTGGAAGTGAGAAACCGAATTGTGGGAGGTTGGAATATATTTCATAGAAAATAA
- a CDS encoding tetratricopeptide repeat protein has protein sequence MKQTIQILILFLLMALTLNAQTDRQYIREGNRFFHGKDYVQAETSYRKALGQNGESGVAAFNLGCALQAQKKDSLAIQQYKYASEVEKIPLRRASSYYNLGTIYHSKQDYGNAIEAYKNALRLNPHHDDARYNLAVCMKQQNQQQNQQNQKNNDQNKDDKDKNKNKDKNDKQNQNQSNDNQNKQQNKNKDLSKDNAEQMLNAAKMAEQATQEKLKRAMQQPNNKNIEKNW, from the coding sequence ATGAAGCAAACGATACAGATTCTTATATTATTCTTGCTGATGGCTTTGACGCTGAATGCTCAGACCGACAGGCAGTATATCCGAGAGGGCAATAGGTTCTTTCACGGCAAGGATTATGTTCAGGCCGAAACGAGTTACCGTAAAGCACTCGGACAGAATGGCGAAAGTGGGGTGGCTGCCTTCAACCTCGGCTGCGCATTGCAGGCACAGAAAAAAGATTCATTGGCAATTCAACAATACAAGTATGCTTCCGAAGTTGAGAAAATTCCTTTGCGCCGTGCAAGCTCTTATTATAATCTCGGAACTATTTACCACTCAAAACAGGATTATGGGAATGCGATAGAAGCCTATAAGAATGCACTTCGCTTGAATCCTCATCACGATGATGCCCGTTATAATTTGGCTGTCTGTATGAAGCAGCAGAATCAGCAGCAAAATCAGCAGAACCAAAAGAATAACGATCAGAACAAAGACGATAAAGATAAAAATAAGAACAAAGACAAAAACGATAAACAGAATCAGAATCAATCGAATGATAATCAGAACAAGCAGCAAAACAAGAATAAAGACTTGAGCAAAGACAACGCAGAACAGATGCTCAATGCTGCAAAGATGGCAGAGCAGGCAACGCAAGAAAAGTTGAAGCGAGCTATGCAACAGCCTAACAACAAGAATATTGAAAAAAATTGGTAA
- a CDS encoding BatD family protein: MKRYIYLFLTFFLPLVASAQHVRVVAPSKVGVGDEFAVQYSISAEDVENIKLGNPPAGIEFLGGPQVFSQSSYQTINGHTTSSSSVSCTYYFVATRKGTFTIPPARIIVHGHTIASTPVRITAIGNSNASTASNNYGRDDEPIEVTRPQSKVIGSKDLFMKVSTSKTKVYEQEPVVLTYKVYSLVNLVGLSGSVPNVSGFHIQEVKLPQQKIISREKLNGRTYNCATWYQYVMFPQVTGKLKVPSITFKAEVRPDPNDFDPFAFIDGRMDIVKDIVAPGITIDVLPLPAKPANFSGGVGKFNITAQLDKTEVKAGDPINLRLIVNGVGNLKLIKQPAVNFPNGFETYDARVSDKTSLTANGVEGNMVYDYLAVPRTEGEYTIPSVQFVYFDSSTNSYKTVQTASFKVNVLKGDGTSQDIDELTQAENTTIRGIKTGKETSSSTFFGSFFHWMLWVFILTVFGVLFYFLRKRSVMQSDLVFIRGKNAEKVATSKMYNAKQLMLKGRSSDFYDEVLHALWGYVSNRLNMPVEELSRENISEKLRGKNVDEATVNKFIGALDECEFERYAPGDEKGNMKVTFDSAIDAITSVEEAMNVKKAAGKRGAVLLLMLVGSFVLSTTLMAQDKSIADAAYAKGNYEQAIRIYEEILKKNKSSEVYYNLGNAYYKINNITKSIIAYERALRLSPSDEDIIFNLNLARTKTIDRFTAESEMFFVTWYKQLVNTLSIDGWAYAGIVFLVLSLSFVIVYFFSSKLNFRKLGFTLGILFCICFVLSLVFALQQDAKLDNTNAAVIKTSTAQIKITPDLKAGNAIVLHEGTKITITDRTIKDWFEVEAPDGSKGWIKANSVEEI; the protein is encoded by the coding sequence ATGAAGCGATATATCTATTTATTTCTGACTTTTTTCTTGCCCCTCGTGGCAAGTGCCCAGCACGTTCGCGTTGTTGCGCCAAGCAAGGTTGGCGTAGGCGATGAATTTGCTGTGCAATATTCTATATCTGCCGAAGATGTTGAGAATATCAAGTTGGGGAATCCTCCGGCTGGAATCGAGTTTCTCGGAGGGCCTCAAGTGTTTTCACAGTCAAGCTATCAGACCATAAATGGACACACGACAAGTTCATCTTCCGTATCGTGTACCTATTATTTCGTTGCAACGAGAAAAGGAACTTTTACCATTCCTCCTGCACGAATCATAGTACACGGCCATACCATCGCCTCAACTCCCGTAAGGATAACTGCCATCGGCAATTCCAATGCCAGTACAGCGTCCAATAATTATGGAAGAGACGACGAACCGATAGAAGTTACACGCCCTCAAAGCAAGGTTATTGGCAGCAAAGACCTCTTTATGAAAGTTTCGACGAGCAAGACAAAGGTTTACGAACAGGAACCCGTTGTGCTTACCTACAAGGTCTATTCCCTTGTAAACCTCGTTGGCTTGAGTGGCAGCGTGCCTAATGTGTCAGGTTTTCACATTCAGGAAGTGAAACTGCCGCAGCAGAAAATCATTAGCAGGGAGAAACTCAACGGCAGAACTTATAACTGCGCCACGTGGTATCAGTACGTGATGTTCCCACAGGTAACGGGAAAACTGAAAGTTCCTTCCATCACGTTTAAGGCGGAAGTGCGTCCCGATCCGAACGATTTTGACCCGTTCGCCTTCATTGACGGGCGGATGGATATTGTAAAGGATATTGTTGCACCGGGAATAACCATCGACGTGCTTCCCTTGCCTGCAAAGCCCGCCAACTTCTCTGGTGGTGTGGGTAAGTTCAACATTACAGCCCAGTTGGACAAGACAGAAGTGAAAGCCGGCGACCCGATTAACCTCAGATTGATAGTTAATGGTGTCGGAAACCTGAAGCTGATAAAGCAGCCTGCTGTGAATTTCCCCAATGGATTTGAAACCTATGATGCCAGGGTCTCCGACAAGACGAGCCTGACAGCCAACGGTGTAGAGGGAAATATGGTCTATGATTATCTGGCCGTACCGAGAACAGAAGGCGAATACACCATCCCTTCGGTGCAGTTTGTCTATTTCGATTCCTCTACCAATTCATACAAGACCGTTCAGACTGCCTCTTTCAAGGTTAATGTGCTGAAGGGAGATGGTACGTCGCAAGACATTGACGAGCTGACACAGGCGGAAAACACAACCATCCGAGGCATTAAAACCGGAAAGGAAACATCATCGAGCACATTCTTCGGCTCGTTCTTCCATTGGATGCTCTGGGTGTTTATCCTTACAGTCTTCGGAGTTTTATTCTATTTCCTGCGCAAGCGTTCCGTAATGCAGTCCGATTTGGTGTTCATTCGGGGAAAGAATGCCGAGAAGGTGGCAACTTCAAAGATGTATAATGCGAAGCAACTGATGCTGAAAGGCAGGTCTTCCGACTTCTACGATGAGGTTCTTCACGCATTGTGGGGCTACGTCAGCAACAGGCTCAATATGCCGGTTGAGGAACTCTCTCGCGAGAATATCAGCGAAAAGCTGAGAGGAAAGAATGTAGATGAGGCTACGGTCAATAAGTTTATCGGTGCGCTCGATGAATGCGAGTTTGAACGCTATGCACCGGGTGATGAAAAGGGAAATATGAAGGTTACTTTCGATTCTGCCATCGACGCCATTACAAGTGTTGAAGAGGCTATGAACGTGAAGAAAGCAGCAGGCAAGCGAGGCGCGGTGCTCTTGCTGATGCTCGTCGGCAGCTTTGTTCTGTCCACAACGCTGATGGCGCAGGACAAGAGCATCGCCGATGCAGCCTATGCTAAGGGCAATTACGAGCAGGCAATAAGGATTTATGAAGAGATTCTGAAGAAGAACAAATCTTCCGAAGTCTATTATAATCTCGGCAATGCCTACTATAAAATCAACAACATAACGAAGTCGATTATAGCCTATGAGCGTGCCCTGCGCCTGTCGCCGAGCGATGAAGACATCATATTCAATCTGAATCTTGCACGCACAAAGACCATAGACAGGTTTACGGCCGAGTCCGAAATGTTCTTTGTTACTTGGTACAAGCAGTTGGTAAATACGCTTTCAATAGACGGATGGGCCTATGCAGGCATCGTTTTCCTCGTACTCTCGCTTTCTTTCGTAATTGTTTATTTCTTCTCGAGCAAGTTGAATTTCAGAAAGTTGGGATTTACGTTAGGCATACTGTTCTGCATCTGTTTCGTGCTTTCGCTCGTCTTTGCCCTTCAGCAAGATGCCAAGCTCGACAATACTAATGCCGCCGTCATCAAGACATCCACGGCACAGATAAAGATAACTCCTGACCTGAAGGCAGGCAATGCCATAGTATTACACGAAGGAACGAAAATAACCATTACCGACAGAACCATCAAGGACTGGTTTGAAGTGGAAGCTCCCGACGGTTCTAAGGGATGGATAAAAGCAAACTCCGTTGAGGAGATTTAA
- a CDS encoding phosphatase PAP2 family protein, which yields MNLESILELDKAVLLSLNGSNNMFLDQMALILTSGPTWIPLYLILVYLIVKNNEKWSQIFLILAMMGLCMLISNGFNGGFIKPHIARLRPSVEPSLVGVVQLVNGYKAEGFSFFSAHACNTFCIAVFVSLLVRSRILTVLLVFWAMLNAWTRLYLGVHYPSDILVGTVMGILIATVVYLLFRYIYCKITPKISYVSTQYTKTGYSLPDIDIVLTVFVLIFIYAILRALLELGTIF from the coding sequence ATGAATCTTGAAAGTATATTAGAATTAGACAAGGCAGTCTTGCTTTCGCTGAATGGAAGCAATAATATGTTCTTGGACCAGATGGCATTGATATTGACATCTGGCCCGACTTGGATTCCTCTGTACCTGATTCTCGTTTATCTGATTGTGAAGAACAATGAGAAATGGAGTCAGATATTCCTCATACTTGCAATGATGGGCTTGTGTATGCTGATTTCAAACGGCTTCAACGGAGGATTTATAAAACCACACATCGCACGCCTGCGTCCGTCTGTGGAGCCGAGCCTTGTCGGTGTCGTACAGCTCGTGAACGGTTATAAGGCTGAAGGATTCAGCTTTTTTTCCGCCCACGCCTGCAACACATTCTGCATAGCCGTCTTTGTCAGCCTGCTTGTTAGAAGCAGAATCCTTACGGTCTTATTGGTCTTTTGGGCAATGCTGAATGCTTGGACACGATTGTATCTTGGCGTACACTATCCTTCCGATATTCTTGTGGGAACTGTGATGGGCATACTGATAGCCACCGTCGTGTATCTGCTTTTCCGATACATCTATTGTAAGATCACACCAAAAATATCCTACGTTTCCACACAATACACCAAAACTGGTTACAGTCTGCCCGATATTGATATAGTGCTTACAGTCTTTGTACTGATTTTCATTTATGCAATCCTGAGGGCATTGCTGGAATTAGGAACGATTTTTTAA
- a CDS encoding S-adenosylmethionine:tRNA ribosyltransferase-isomerase, with protein sequence MSEETKHIKISDYDYPLPDERIAKFPLAERDNSKLLLYKSGEVSEDVFHHLSSHLPQGALMVFNNTKVIQARMHFRKETGALIEIFLMEPASPADYELMFQTNGKCSWFCMIGNLKKWKEGKLNRDFEINGHKLTLSASVDRTKAPEVAGGTNHWIDFEWNNGNVSFAEILEAVGELPIPPYLNRETQESDKTTYQTVYSKIKGSVAAPTAGLHFTDKVLKSLDEAGVVRDELTLHVGAGTFKPVKSEEIEDHNMHTEYIVVHRHTLENLLKHDCSAIAVGTTSVRTLESLYYMGVKLEMNPSALETELHVNQWDPYDYAHNDDGLVLVEGRVVTVEKAIRNLLAYLDKDKLEALHSSTQIIIAPGFTYKIVKMLVTNFHQPQSTLLLLVSAFLKGDWHKVYDYALAHGFRFLSYGDSSLLIP encoded by the coding sequence ATGTCAGAAGAAACAAAACATATAAAGATTTCGGATTACGATTATCCGCTGCCCGATGAGCGTATCGCCAAATTTCCATTGGCCGAGCGCGACAACAGTAAGTTGCTGCTGTATAAGAGTGGCGAAGTTTCAGAGGATGTATTCCATCATCTCTCTTCCCATCTCCCACAGGGTGCATTGATGGTTTTCAACAATACGAAGGTTATTCAGGCACGAATGCACTTCCGTAAGGAAACCGGTGCATTGATAGAGATTTTCCTGATGGAACCGGCATCGCCAGCCGATTATGAACTGATGTTTCAGACCAATGGAAAATGCTCTTGGTTCTGTATGATAGGCAACCTGAAGAAGTGGAAGGAAGGAAAACTGAATCGAGATTTTGAAATCAACGGTCATAAACTAACCTTGTCTGCCTCCGTAGACCGAACCAAAGCCCCTGAAGTGGCAGGTGGTACGAACCATTGGATTGATTTTGAATGGAACAACGGCAATGTTTCCTTTGCCGAAATTCTCGAGGCCGTGGGCGAATTGCCCATTCCTCCTTACTTGAATCGCGAAACACAGGAGAGTGACAAGACCACCTATCAGACCGTTTATTCCAAGATAAAGGGTTCTGTGGCAGCTCCTACGGCAGGCTTGCACTTTACCGACAAGGTATTGAAATCGTTGGATGAGGCAGGTGTCGTGAGGGATGAACTCACGCTGCACGTCGGGGCAGGTACGTTCAAGCCCGTGAAGAGCGAGGAAATCGAAGACCACAATATGCACACGGAATACATTGTGGTGCATCGCCATACGCTCGAGAATCTCCTGAAGCACGATTGTTCGGCAATCGCCGTGGGAACAACGAGCGTGCGCACGCTGGAAAGCCTCTATTATATGGGCGTGAAACTGGAAATGAACCCATCGGCACTCGAGACCGAACTGCACGTAAACCAATGGGACCCCTACGATTATGCACACAACGACGACGGATTGGTATTGGTTGAGGGCAGGGTAGTAACCGTGGAGAAAGCCATCAGAAACCTGCTTGCCTATCTCGACAAAGACAAGTTGGAAGCCTTGCATTCAAGTACGCAGATAATCATTGCGCCGGGATTCACATATAAAATCGTGAAGATGCTCGTAACGAATTTCCATCAGCCCCAATCAACTCTTCTGCTGCTCGTCAGTGCATTCCTGAAAGGCGACTGGCACAAGGTTTATGACTACGCATTGGCTCACGGTTTCCGTTTCCTGAGCTATGGCGACAGCAGTTTGCTCATTCCATAA
- a CDS encoding DUF2027 domain-containing protein: MKIGDKVRFLSDVGGGKISGFQGKNIVLVEDEDGFEIPTPITEVVLVGDENMTAAKIKTLEKEAKTAEEDGAKSIKARLSGDSEMEDDDWTNVEEPDYDPSDNFVAPVKEREGGDKLVAYLAFVPKSLKEIGNTAFASYMVNDSNYYVHYVYMVKDGEQWSLKSVGEIEPNTKLYIEEFSYGDLNSLQDASIQLVAYKYDKSFELKPALSVNIRLDATKFYKLNTFRENDFFETPALLYPVSEKDKVAEQKVETKLDLPKKLQGSTTESIDVSVSPARKPLVRRYADNQSKSHRTKQVLKNDKIIVDLHIDELLESTAGMSAGDILEYQINAFRNVLEQYKNKSGQKIVFIHGKGEGVLRHALIHELNYKYKKYQYQDASFQEYGYGATQVTIIA, from the coding sequence ATGAAAATAGGAGATAAAGTAAGATTCCTGAGCGATGTCGGAGGTGGAAAGATTTCCGGCTTTCAGGGAAAGAATATAGTATTGGTTGAGGATGAAGACGGTTTTGAAATCCCGACACCCATAACCGAAGTGGTGCTTGTCGGCGACGAAAATATGACCGCTGCCAAAATCAAGACACTTGAAAAGGAAGCGAAGACAGCCGAAGAGGACGGGGCAAAGTCCATCAAGGCGCGTTTGTCGGGCGATTCCGAAATGGAAGACGACGACTGGACGAATGTGGAAGAACCTGATTACGACCCTTCCGACAATTTCGTTGCGCCGGTAAAGGAGCGCGAGGGTGGCGACAAGCTCGTTGCCTATTTGGCTTTCGTTCCTAAATCGTTGAAGGAAATCGGCAACACAGCCTTTGCTTCCTATATGGTCAATGATTCAAACTATTATGTGCATTACGTCTATATGGTCAAGGACGGCGAACAATGGTCGTTGAAGTCTGTCGGAGAGATTGAACCCAACACAAAACTCTACATCGAAGAGTTTTCATACGGCGACCTGAACAGCTTGCAGGATGCCAGCATACAGCTCGTTGCCTACAAGTACGACAAGAGTTTTGAACTCAAACCTGCATTGAGCGTAAACATCCGTCTCGATGCAACGAAATTCTATAAGCTGAACACTTTCAGGGAAAACGACTTCTTTGAAACGCCGGCTTTGCTTTATCCTGTCAGCGAAAAGGATAAAGTAGCGGAGCAGAAGGTGGAAACGAAACTGGACCTGCCCAAGAAGTTGCAGGGAAGCACCACCGAATCCATCGACGTTTCCGTTTCCCCGGCTCGTAAACCGTTGGTGCGCAGATACGCCGACAATCAGAGCAAGAGCCATCGCACAAAACAGGTGCTGAAGAACGACAAGATTATCGTAGACCTTCATATCGACGAATTACTGGAGTCTACTGCCGGTATGTCGGCTGGAGACATTCTGGAATATCAGATTAATGCCTTCAGAAACGTATTGGAGCAATATAAGAATAAAAGTGGACAGAAGATTGTCTTCATCCACGGCAAGGGCGAGGGAGTTCTCCGCCACGCACTGATTCACGAATTGAATTATAAATATAAGAAGTATCAATATCAGGACGCATCTTTCCAAGAATACGGATACGGTGCAACCCAAGTAACGATCATCGCCTAA
- a CDS encoding NAD(+) synthase, with the protein MKYGFIKVASAVPDVRVADTKFNLEAIEKQIAIAEGLGVEIISFPELSLTGYSCQDLFRQQLLLDDAEHAVLMLLAFTRQLDIITIVGAPVCVGSLLLNCAIVIQQGKILGMVPKTYLPNYGEFYEKRWFASAQDLHPTQIHFAGQKLRITPEMQLFRTASGVKFAVEVCEDVWAPIPPSNFLSLAGAEVIFNLSATDELIGKHNYLKSLLAQQSARTLTGYVYSSCGFGESTQDVVYGGNALIYENGSLLSEAKRFSMEAQMIVSEIDVEKLREERRANTTFVNAQRTLGIETLGLHGTIAISDFVKCSPLNNPEREFTLTRTVNPYPFIPSDGEMKDSCDEIFNIQINGLIKRLQHIKCKTVVLGISGGLDSTLALLVCVMAFDRLGYDRKGILGVTMPGFGTTDRTYTNAIRMMAEFGISMKEISIAPSVTQHLKDIEHSADLRDATYENAQARERTQILMDLSNKYNGIVVGTGDLSELALGWCTYNGDHMSMYAVNASIPKTLIKHLVRYYAEQSENETIARCLLDVVDTPISPELIPTDENGETTQKTEDLVGPYDLHDFFLYYFLRYGFRPSKIFYLAKTAFEGKFDEETIKRWLRTFVWRFFSQQFKRSCLPDGPKVGTVSLSPRGDWRMPSDAMASDWIADVENL; encoded by the coding sequence ATGAAGTATGGTTTTATCAAGGTGGCATCAGCCGTACCCGATGTGCGTGTTGCCGACACGAAATTCAATCTCGAAGCTATTGAGAAGCAGATTGCGATAGCTGAAGGCTTGGGCGTGGAGATTATCTCTTTCCCTGAATTGTCTCTTACCGGCTATTCCTGTCAGGATCTGTTCCGTCAGCAGCTCTTGCTCGACGATGCCGAACACGCCGTGTTGATGCTCCTTGCCTTCACACGCCAGTTGGACATCATTACCATTGTGGGTGCTCCGGTGTGTGTGGGTTCGCTGCTGCTCAACTGTGCCATCGTCATTCAGCAGGGCAAAATCCTCGGTATGGTTCCCAAAACTTACTTGCCCAACTATGGCGAGTTCTATGAAAAGCGATGGTTTGCATCGGCACAGGACCTGCATCCTACGCAGATTCATTTCGCAGGGCAGAAACTCCGCATCACCCCCGAAATGCAGTTGTTCCGTACAGCTTCCGGCGTTAAGTTTGCCGTGGAGGTCTGCGAGGACGTCTGGGCACCCATTCCTCCGAGCAATTTCCTTTCTCTGGCAGGTGCAGAGGTTATCTTCAACCTTTCGGCAACAGACGAACTGATAGGAAAGCACAACTATCTGAAATCGCTTTTGGCGCAACAGAGCGCACGCACGCTCACAGGCTACGTGTATAGCAGTTGTGGTTTCGGCGAGAGCACACAGGATGTGGTTTATGGTGGCAATGCACTGATTTACGAAAACGGCTCGCTCCTTTCCGAAGCCAAGCGTTTCAGTATGGAGGCACAGATGATAGTGTCTGAAATCGATGTGGAGAAACTTCGCGAAGAGCGCAGGGCAAACACCACTTTCGTCAATGCGCAGCGCACGTTGGGCATTGAAACATTGGGATTGCACGGCACGATAGCCATCAGCGATTTCGTTAAGTGTTCCCCTCTGAACAATCCCGAGAGAGAATTTACGCTCACACGCACGGTAAATCCATATCCTTTCATTCCTTCAGACGGTGAAATGAAAGACTCTTGCGACGAGATTTTCAATATTCAGATAAATGGCTTGATAAAACGCTTGCAGCACATAAAGTGCAAGACCGTGGTATTGGGTATCAGCGGCGGTCTGGATTCCACCCTTGCCTTGCTCGTCTGCGTGATGGCGTTCGACCGACTGGGCTACGACCGTAAGGGCATTCTCGGCGTTACGATGCCCGGCTTCGGCACAACCGACCGAACCTATACCAATGCCATCAGGATGATGGCCGAGTTTGGCATCAGTATGAAGGAAATCAGCATTGCCCCCTCCGTAACGCAGCACTTGAAGGATATTGAACACAGTGCCGATCTTCGGGATGCAACCTATGAGAATGCGCAGGCCCGCGAGCGCACACAGATTCTGATGGACTTGAGCAACAAGTACAATGGAATAGTTGTGGGCACTGGCGACTTGAGCGAGCTTGCACTCGGATGGTGTACCTACAATGGCGACCACATGAGTATGTATGCCGTGAATGCAAGCATTCCCAAGACACTGATAAAGCACCTTGTCCGCTATTATGCCGAACAGAGCGAAAACGAAACCATCGCCCGTTGCCTGCTTGACGTGGTGGACACGCCGATTTCGCCCGAACTGATTCCGACCGACGAAAATGGCGAGACAACGCAGAAGACCGAAGACCTCGTTGGACCTTATGATCTCCACGACTTCTTCCTCTATTATTTCCTCCGTTACGGCTTCCGGCCGTCAAAGATATTCTATCTTGCCAAGACGGCTTTTGAAGGCAAGTTCGATGAGGAAACCATCAAACGTTGGCTTCGCACCTTCGTCTGGCGTTTCTTCTCGCAGCAATTCAAGCGTTCTTGTCTGCCGGACGGTCCGAAGGTGGGCACGGTAAGCCTTTCGCCTCGTGGCGACTGGCGTATGCCGTCGGATGCAATGGCTTCCGACTGGATAGCTGACGTAGAGAATTTATAA